In a single window of the Arachis hypogaea cultivar Tifrunner chromosome 6, arahy.Tifrunner.gnm2.J5K5, whole genome shotgun sequence genome:
- the LOC112805687 gene encoding protein FAR1-RELATED SEQUENCE 5-like, producing the protein MQGKAPQSVITDGDPAMQIAIQFVFPDEHHRLCVWHLLRNATANISDPRFTQMFRHCMLADMEIDEFETHWESMVNECGVREVEWVKDLYTKKHAWATAYIHGRFFAGVQTTSRCESLHAKLERFVESRYVVLEFVRNFQRCVDFLCDTEDELDFRSWYGTPVLQTEFVELEKFGWTMFTRKMFLRLRDSLKRCVRVRICEFNDTDNPHAYTLQKYRRPEMNWKVYRDHISNRFSCICMRMESFGIPCVHILSVCVRLDLVEIPESLVLRRWSKAAKLEIHNHCVEQHTADPSVTYRTQLGAFSQLCKRLGRVACISDEDFKLYSKKLMSDALFLEIKYGLRPSTDDITTANDCGVKDPIRVKTKGTGRMSQPGGSASKTKKSAAHAGS; encoded by the coding sequence ATGCAAGGTAAGGCACCGCAGTCAGTCATAACAGATGGCGACCCGGCCATGCAGATAGCAATCCAGTTCGTATTTCCTGACGAACATCATCGGTTGTGTGTCTGGCATCTGCTGAGGAACGCGACTGCTAACATAAGCGACCCGAGATTCACACAAATGTTTAGACACTGCATGCTGGCAGATATGGAAATCGATGAGTTCGAAACGCATTGGGAGTCAATGGTCAATGAGTGTGGTGTTAGGGAGGTTGAGTGGGTTAAGGACTTGTACACCAAAAAGCACGCTTGGGCAACCGCATACATTCATGGTAGATTTTTTGCTGGAGTACAGACAACCTCTAGGTGCGAGTCACTACATGCCAAACTAGAGAGGTTTGTTGAGAGCAGGTACGTGGTGTTAGAATTTGTCAGAAATTTTCAAAGGTGTGTGGATTTTCTGTGTGACACCGAGGACGAGCTAGACTTTCGTTCATGGTACGGAACACCTGTGCTACAAACAGAGTTTGTTGAGCTGGAAAAGTTTGGATGGACTATGTTTACCCGCAAAATGTTTCTCAGATTACGGGATAGCCTGAAACGGTGTGTTCGTGTTAGAATATGTGAATTTAATGACACTGACAACCCTCATGCATATACTCTCCAGAAGTATCGGAGGCCTGAGATGAATTGGAAGGTTTATAGGGACCATATCTCGAACAGATTTAGTTGCATCTGCATGCGTATGGAGTCGTTTGGTATTCCCTGTGTGCATATCCTTTCTGTGTGTGTTAGGCTTGACTTGGTGGAAATCCCTGAAAGCCTTGTGCTGCGTAGGTGGTCTAAGGCAGCCAAATTGGAGATCCATAACCATTGTGTTGAGCAACACACTGCTGACCCAAGTGTGACCTATAGGACACAATTGGGTGCTTTCTCCCAGCTATGTAAGCGTTTAGGCCGCGTTGCTTGCATAAGTGATGAAGACTTCAAGCTTTACTCAAAGAAGCTAATGAGCGATGCTCTCTTCCTTGAAATAAAGTACGGCCTAAGACCATCTACGGATGATATCACAACAGCAAATGATTGCGGGGTGAAGGACCCAATTCGTGTTAAAACAAAAGGCACGGGTCGGATGAGTCAACCAGGCGGTTCTGCATCGAAAACCAAAAAAAGTGCAGCACATGCGGGAAGCTAG